A stretch of DNA from Xiphophorus maculatus strain JP 163 A chromosome 8, X_maculatus-5.0-male, whole genome shotgun sequence:
TCTACGtttttaaagcatatttttatcGCTTCGATGTTGTCGGTGATAAACTTTGCCTGTCTGACAggaaaatctgcttttttctgCCTGGACCAGTCGGTGCAGAAActgaaacatgcatgaaaaatgtcagaaaagtgTTAAAAAGTATCTGATGCTAACGGTGCCTTGGAGGGGGATTCACATCGCTCACCCTAAACCACCGTGGATGATCGAACAGGCGTTCTTAGTcgtgaaaaggaaggaaaataacaTCTTTAGCTTTATAGTTTAATGAACTCCAGTCCGTTTTACTagaaagtgaactctggtccgcctacaaaccgAGGTCTGGGTTCAACTGACGTGAACTCTGGTGCATTttaatgcatatgtgaacgccaagtggactggagaccactccaaaagcaggaagtggactacagtgcagggcattctgggtaaatacaaccaaaacaaaaatgctagGTAGCGCTAGCGGGAAAGATGACtcgagaaatcctacaactgctaaaatctggcgctaattcattttttctttacattttatggagaacgaagttgtgctcagtgttttattcagaggattttatgtaatctcgctcagtggttcttggtgcagcgcccccacaggcgaggaggggaacaggttgctcaaaaggtttggatcgtttgacaaAGTACAGAACCAAGTCTCCAGGACTATCAGGCATAAAACATTCTAAAACTAGCTTTCtaactaaataattagtttggaactaaatatttggtttgttaGACTAAATAATTTGCTTGCTAATTAGATGCCTACTCTGAAACTGATGAAATTACTTCCTAgcatccaaaacaaacacgctAGTCCAACGGTAGCAGAAGAAATAACACGTGATTTTTCCCCAGAGATAAAAGATAAATCCTACAAACGCTAAAATCTggtgccactccatttttgtttgtaaagaagaaagttgcactctgtgttttctttcagtggtttttagtgcagcgcccccacaggtgaggaggggaacaggttgctgaAACAGTTTGgagagaacagcagcagctgaaaatgtaacaaatgttacagTTTTGGGACTAtctggtgtgaaaacaccctaaaatcAACCTCTTCTCTTCTCTGATCTGCTCTCTGTATCTTGGTAGGTTCGTTCTTCTtcacttttcattttccttcctcttcacaatgTCTGAACTCTGCTGTTCAGggttgtcacataaaatcctaataaaaacaGCGCGGTTTGTAGTTGTAGTGTTCAAAGGATATAAAGATCTCCAGCGCTCCTTCTCCACTGTCAGATCTCCCTCTAATATCTGCTTCGGTTTTAGCCAAGTTGGGTCTATAAACTGGCGGTGCGTTCCTCACCATGTGGGCGGAGCTCTGGTCTGATGACATCATCTGTGTACCATTGGGCGGCAATTTTATGCCAAATCTCTCGCCATATTTGTTCTGAGTCTAGTTAAAGGCGTAACTAGACGATTAGCGTACCGAACCGCTCCGCATTAATGGCACTTatgctttcttcttctgtttaattttgaaaCTGGTGATTTTATTTGCTTCAGTAGTCTTccctaaaacaaaaatgtgaactgGGGCCATTAAGTGTGTTCAATATAATGGCACCAATATTATGGGACCAATTAGCCATAAATttgggcctttttttttttgttgaaaatttacaaaaacatttaaaagaaaaaacaaaaagtcttttttttttttttccaaagaaaaatttTTGGAACtgcaaaaaaagtttcaaactaagaaaaatgtcaataaaaaaaaatgaaactagaaaaaaaacctgaatctaaaatgtatttttgaagttctttttttttttttagttctaaaacttatttttccgttttaaatctttttctaatagtttcaattttctttctttgaacaaactttatggccccaatgTAGTTCCATACAGaggaatgcttttattttttagttatcGCATTACTCTGATAAAGCatcacttttaaaatgaaaacagcaaaaacacagaaataatcTCCTGTTTGCATCCAGCCGGGGCCATTTTGCAACCGAATGTAACGTGACCTGTAAAcgattgtgttttgttttcagtttcactgTGACGCTGTGCTGATGTTTTAAATAGTCCGTCTTGTTTTTGGCATGTGTGTGACTCCGATTAGGCCTCTGTGTTGATGTCTCCTGCAGAGTAGAAGGAAACTGCTGAACTTAATGTACAGCTTAGgacattttataacaaaaataaagttttgtatACAAGAATTTAgatcattttgttgtttctctatCAGTTCAATGTATGATATTAATCAGAAATTAGCTAAATactaaaatcacaaattaaattcagaaacaCTTTAAGTTGTAAACCAATATATACGTTTCCTCAGAGCAGTCGGTCTTTCAGCGGTTCTGAAGATTTAGGGTCCAAAGTAACGTGTAAatataactttatattctaataCGCTACTTAAAATGAGTTCAACCTACAAGTGAAACTCCTGGCGCCATGTTTgattcctaacaggaagtggtggttgttttggagcaatctgattggctgacaggttGTAGTTCTGCGCCACACTGCCCCCTATTGGTTTGGCgtaattaaaacaacaatcagTGATGGATTTGTGAGTTTATGTGGATAAAAGAAATCCCGTGTGTgatattatgttttaaaacaatgtggCAGACACTTTGGTTCACATAAAACCAATACACCAGGAATTTGTTTGGGACTAAATGGGaattaataaaacttttagatgtttattgttattgattAAAGTGCAACATAAACAGTATTTTAGTTCcatgtttattcagtttcaataaaaatctggcCCATTTTCCTTCTATCagatggttttgttttgctgaaatgaTCCAAACTGGGCGGAGATGTTCTTCATACCTAAACAAAGCGTCGATTGTGCAAAGCTGctgattgtgaaaatgtttggaaaacttAAGGAAGTCATAAATGAGCAGAAACATTCTCCGTTCCCCTCTGGAAGATAAGCAGTGAAACAGAACATCTGGTTTGCATCAAGCAGCCTGGAAATTCCAGAGCTGCTGCTCTTCCCGTAACAACCAGGATCAAGAacctgtgatttatttttggacACCAATTGGTCAACATGAATTCATAAACAAGTGGATTCCCCTGAGGATCGCTGTGGGTTTATATCCACCCAGACAGGAAGCTCAGCCTCAGATCAGCCTGCAGTTCTGCTTTTATTACCAACCGATTCAAATTTCTGCAGGAATCTGATTAAAATCCCTCCTGCAGACGACAGCAGCTCATCTGGTGAGTTATGGCTTCATCTTTTCAGCTTTTATGGTTAAATTCTGTTTAGTCTGAAGCAAAACCTGCTGCAAAATGTCTAGATATTTAATTAAGGAGGAAAATGCAAGTGATTTGCAGGAAAACTGCAGATGCATTTAAAGCAATTTCTCAAAATGAGaacctgcagaaaaagaaatctgactttaatttcagaattctggaagaaaagtcacaattttctacaaaaaaagaattctgtgaataaagttaaaaatcttagatcagttttgtttgcttgttttttcagTGACCCTAATTCTCCTCTGCAGAAACTAAATGAGCCATCTTGGGttatttcaacataaataaaaacttaaacaatCTTCAGGTTGAGCTGCTCGATGTCTCCAtcccgcagcatgatgctgccgctgccgctgctgctCCTCGGCTTCATATCCGGCAGCCTGGCCTGTCACTGTGACCGGTACCCCTGGACCGCCTGGTCCGCCTGCACCAGAACCTGCAACTACGGCACTCAGACCAGAAacaggtaagaaaaaaaaacatattcatagaGTTAAACACATcacaaggtttttatttttctaaatgatgTTTGAGAAACGGGCCATTGTGCAACAACGAGCCAGAAATATTTACAGGACTGTTGCAAAACCAAACCCAGAAGACTGCGACAGACTTTCCCGTCTCTGTTCTCCAGGAACGTTCAGTATGATGATTATTACTGGAAGAACAGCTGCCCCCAGATGTGCGCCAGAAGTGACACCAGAGGTTGTAACCAGCAGGCTTGTCCGATCAACTGCGTCCTGTCCGAGTTCAGCCAGTGGTCCGACTGCTCGCCCTGCGCCCGGAAGCAGGCAGGACCACAGTCACCCCAACATGCTGCTTCTTTCACATTCACATTAGAAActacagtattttttaaaataatttattaaacccAGCTGCTATGACTCAGGTTTCTGCCGTGTTCTGCTTCAGTTTCGGACCCGGTCTGTGGTGAGACCTTCCCAGTTCGGTGGCTCTGAATGCAGAGAGGAGCTGACAGAGGAAAGGCCCTGCTATCCCTCCAAAGAGTGCCAGTTACCGCCGGTGGACTGCAGGGGCGACTTCAAGTGTGGCAACGGTGACTTCACCTAAAATTATGAATCTGCTGAACTTCAGCTgtaagaaatgattaaaaataacctttaatgCTGCAGGCCGCTGCATCAACTCAACGCTGACATGCAACAAACAGAACGACTGTGGAGATAACTCAGATGAGAGGGACTGCGGAGCCTTTTCAGTCGTCTGTCCTCCTGAGAGGAGACCTGCCCCGGGGGTTGATCTGGTTGGAAATGGGTAAACTGCCCCATTCTTACCCCAAACTGCTAATTACCCCTCTAGATGTTTGTGgaagtgtatttttattatcagCAGTGGGAGCACTTCCACTAGCTAATagcaaaacaatttattttatttagcgttttagcatttttgctaactttaaagacgtttagcgcacttagctttacctatatgaatgttttcagacaaattctaaagcgctaatttacttggctgttttataaactttcagttgaataaagttcaacgtCTATGTTTAAGTTTTGGATATTAATTGTTCTCCCAGTAGACAGATTTTAGCATCTTCGCATTTTTGCTCAACGTTGACAACTTTTAGCTCTCTAAGCAGTAAATCCTaaagcactttagcattagcttctgctaaatttgatgtttttataacactagcattagctaagctaatatttatttttgatgtttagGGTTAATGATGTAACTAATATTGTATCATTGTCTCAAGTGTCTTTTCCATAAGACCGATGATGTGTCAGAGcagtggaaaataaaagtaatttctgATATTTAACGAAATATTTCCTCCTTCTGTTTCCTGGTTTATATGTAGTTTTGATTTTCTGGCGGAGGAGCCGAGGGGAGGAGTGCTGGACAACATGTTCATGGGAGGAAGCTGCATCATCAGGCGACCGCAAAGCACTTTACTCTACCATCGAATGCCGTACAACTTTAAGACCTTTGACATTAAGGTAGCCATTGATTATCTGCTCTTAAAACCTTTCCTGCTAATGGGATACTGAGAAACCAAACAAGTGATACTTTATGGAAATGTTCTCCACTTTCTAATTATGTCAGATTTACTAACTGTGCTGTGGATGTTTAGGTTGGGGTGTTGGAAGACTTCAGCACCGACCCGCAGCCGGTGATTTCTGAGCCGGTCGTGATAAAGAGATCGGAACAGAGAGGACAAAACACGCGAGATCAAGACAAccttcacattttgttcttttatggACGCAGTTCTTCCAGCTCCAGTCTGACCTCGAGTAAGGCAGCCTTTGAGGCTTCAAAGAAAAAGGTGATTTAAATGGTAGATCTGCACAACCCATTGCCAACACAAGAACAAAACGtctttattttataaagcacTAAAATCAGTGTCTACCCCACCATTTTTTAGGACTCCAAGTTCTTCCGAGTTCATCAACTTCTACCGATTTCGAACTTTACAGTGAAGGATCCACAGGATCTTGTGCTTTCGCTGCCATTCCTTCAGTTCCTTCACGCTCTGCCACTCGATTACAACTACGCCCTCTACAGGGAAATCTTCCAGCGCTTTGGCACGCACTactacagctctggaaaactgGGAGGCCACTACGATCTGCTCTACCAGTACAGCCGGGAGGAGATAAGAAGCTCAGGTTATACATCACACCCTGGCATTTAGAGTTTAGAACCGCAGTATAAACCAGAGGTACGTCTAAAACGCCATGCATGGAAATTATCAGGTAAGTTCACCTTGTGTCCACTCTGCTTACCTGGGGACACAAGCAGGGTCCAGAAGACAAACGCTGATCTCCTCATTCCCAATATCTATTGCCCAGATCTCATTCTAATGGTCCTAATCTATATCTCAAGGTTTAAGATGAGAGTCAAAGTATACAAATCGAGTGCTTCAGTTTTCGGTCCAACTCAGTTTATAAATTaggtaaaaaaattttttttttttttttttttgtaacccctccagggggtctttttgtgggctctagtgtcccttttcatgaagtaggctgacaggaaagggggagggagaggggggaagacatgcggtaaatgtcgccgggtccgggagtcgaacccgcgacagccgcgtcgaggacttgaggcctccaaatgtgggtcgcgctaacccctacgccaccacggcacgccctttttttttttttttttttttttttttttttttttttttgtacccctccagggggtcttttgtgggctctagtgtccctttttacggaagtaggctgacaggaaacagggaaggagaggggggaagacatgcggcaaatgtcgtcgggtccgggagtcgaactcgcgacggccgcgtcgaggactcaaggcctccaaacatgggtcgcgctaaccgctacgccaccacggcgcGCCCCTATTAGGTAAAAATTTAATGAGGGTTTATGTTTCTGGCCTGGAGACACAAAgggattcccccagaggagATGTGACTGAGGACTGGCAAGTCTGGGCCTTTCTACCTAATCTGTTGCTTTGGAAactaatggatggatgttggaccTTAAAAGCACCATGAGAACTCTTTCTTAAAAGCCTTGGCTTAAGATTTCTTACTGGTCATCAAAGTTCCTGTATccttaaacaagaaaaaacagataCTGCCTTATGTAACCTAGTCGACTAGCATTTTTCCAATGAACCAACAGattaaaactcagtttttatctgtacCTTTTTGGTGGCAGGTGAAACAGAAGAGACCTTCAATGGCTGCCTGCACCGAGATATCTCCTGGACTATAATCCTCTACTCTGAATCCAGCAGCGTACACAGATGCACCAACAACCGCATGACTGAGAAATACCAAGGTTACCTCTGAAGTGTAGCGGAGGAAGAGTTTCTCTTATTTCTACGTTTTGGTGTGTCTCTTGGCTCATTTTCTCATCTTGTCTCTTGTCCAGGCTCGTTCATCCAGGCCTCTGAGAAGTCCTTCTCCAGGGTGAAAGGCGGTGGAGCCAGGGAAGCTGGAGCTCTGGCCTGGGAAAGACAAGGCGCTGCGCCGGACAAGACATCCTACAAGAACTGGGCCAAGTCTGTGATTGACAACCCTGCTTTGGTGGACTACCAGGTCAATTCCAGAGAACCtcatagaaacattttattcatcattGATGCTTAAGTGTTCAGTGATGAACACTAAGCTGCTTAGTAGAGAAGATAATAGCCAACAAGGGGTTTTCTCACAAAGGGACTTAGAGAGAAAGTACTCTAGGATGGTGTTACGGTTGGTTTcactgggtactccagcttcctcccatcTAAAGACATGCATGTTAGGTTAACTGGCTACTCTAAATTGTCCTAGGGTATGGCAGGGTGTATATATGGTTGCCGTGTGATTAACCAGCAATCTGTTCGTGGTGCATCCAGTCTCTCACCAAATGACCACCAGCCTCTCCTCAACCTCGCTAGGACAAGGAGGTACAGACGATGGATGGCATTTGCGAAGGtgtaaacaaagacaaagaattCCCCAAAATGGCTGTCATTGCCAAGTGATCTGTGTGGTCTTGTgacaagatggctgccatgACTAGAACCAATTATTTAGTCATGAGATTGTCAATCAGGGGACCATATTTTGCCTGTAAGTGCTCTACACTCATTGGGTTTCACCCCCTGGTACCAGCAACAGTAAATCTTTAGAAGAGTCATCCAGATGTTTAACTGATTAACTCCTTGTTCATACAAAAGGAAATGTTGAATGGATGTGGCAGCTTGAACGAAGGATGCCTGAAGCATAACTAGCACCCAGACGGCATAAATC
This window harbors:
- the c6 gene encoding complement component C6 isoform X1, whose translation is MSPSRSMMLPLPLLLLGFISGSLACHCDRYPWTAWSACTRTCNYGTQTRNRNVQYDDYYWKNSCPQMCARSDTRGCNQQACPINCVLSEFSQWSDCSPCARKQFRTRSVVRPSQFGGSECREELTEERPCYPSKECQLPPVDCRGDFKCGNGRCINSTLTCNKQNDCGDNSDERDCGAFSVVCPPERRPAPGVDLVGNGFDFLAEEPRGGVLDNMFMGGSCIIRRPQSTLLYHRMPYNFKTFDIKVGVLEDFSTDPQPVISEPVVIKRSEQRGQNTRDQDNLHILFFYGRSSSSSSLTSSKAAFEASKKKDSKFFRVHQLLPISNFTVKDPQDLVLSLPFLQFLHALPLDYNYALYREIFQRFGTHYYSSGKLGGHYDLLYQYSREEIRSSGETEETFNGCLHRDISWTIILYSESSSVHRCTNNRMTEKYQGSFIQASEKSFSRVKGGGAREAGALAWERQGAAPDKTSYKNWAKSVIDNPALVDYQLRPIIDLVRGIPCAVTKRRQLRKALLQYLEEFDTCKCAPCPNNAKPVLSGTECKCVCQTGTFGTNCEIRAPDYTSEAVDGYWSCWGPWSSCSGSMRRQRTRKCDNPAPLRDGQPCDGPNKQEEPCPLSLFEKKESCDNDDEFTVGWRDELPPGVEGCLRPQRPNHSFLRKSKQYYSFGEDEEFQCFTGFELEGFQFINCQPDGTWSQPRGRCIKRLCVAPEAPENMVLYPSRETYRVGQSVGFNCNEAGLMPMPRGLYRCSSKLTWEPPLPADLHCTDVQPFVPDGQCGPGQKRQRSGCVCIERESCLSQSASLCVLNVNLGVAVSMSLCSFHAGRCHGDPLFYISEGVCDSVEPAKLERAKFRAKMSPRSSLHVPCDLDTCYDWETCSASKKCQCKAPLDCPKTSDQMFCVKLKPMQMIRSISLCALGAISCSGFEYEMLNEGVCQSR